The following coding sequences lie in one Kribbella sp. NBC_00709 genomic window:
- a CDS encoding MFS transporter, which yields MPAATSLGLPNVRGRVPLLAGLAIDSFGGGCAGPLLLLFFNKVAGIQLGTAGLTLTIAALFSIAAPGAVGLIVDRVGPRNIVVAAQFAQGLAFTGFFFGRSIWVLFLCALVMTTGQRVFWSAIFSLLADVADDGERDKWFGLGGMMQAGGLALGALAAGGLLQIGGKTPFLVAMAVNAVTFYLAGLLLLRLHPSHHERTNQDTGPAPLLRKDKTFLVLIGANTLLALCTMMLGVGVPVYVTEALTVPKWLVGVLIAATSVVLATSQTLVVRHTERRRRTDVMVVAGIVYAAWAVLMALQVHIAAGWVVPVLVLATACYAFADVLHAATNNALSAAVSPVIGRGKYLSYWQYSFAFSSVLAPVFFAKLFEARHELPWLALAVLALVASLTIYILARVAPRLSSARI from the coding sequence ATGCCCGCAGCCACGTCACTCGGTCTGCCGAACGTCCGCGGCCGGGTACCGCTGCTGGCGGGTCTCGCGATCGACTCGTTCGGCGGCGGCTGCGCGGGACCGCTCCTGCTGCTGTTCTTCAACAAGGTCGCCGGCATCCAGCTCGGCACGGCCGGTCTGACCTTGACCATCGCCGCCCTGTTCTCCATCGCGGCGCCGGGTGCGGTGGGATTGATCGTCGACCGGGTCGGACCGCGCAACATTGTGGTGGCGGCACAGTTCGCCCAGGGGCTGGCGTTCACCGGCTTCTTCTTCGGCCGGTCGATCTGGGTGCTGTTCCTGTGTGCGCTGGTGATGACGACCGGGCAGCGCGTGTTCTGGTCGGCGATCTTCAGTCTGCTCGCGGACGTCGCCGACGATGGCGAGCGGGACAAATGGTTCGGGCTGGGCGGGATGATGCAGGCCGGCGGTCTGGCGCTCGGCGCGCTGGCGGCCGGCGGGCTGCTGCAGATCGGCGGCAAGACACCGTTCCTGGTCGCCATGGCGGTCAATGCGGTGACGTTCTACCTCGCCGGTCTGCTCCTGCTGCGACTGCATCCTTCGCACCACGAGCGGACCAACCAAGACACCGGACCAGCGCCGCTGCTCCGCAAGGACAAGACCTTCCTCGTTCTGATCGGTGCGAATACCCTGCTGGCGCTCTGCACGATGATGCTGGGGGTCGGCGTACCGGTGTACGTCACCGAGGCGCTGACGGTTCCGAAGTGGCTGGTCGGTGTCCTGATCGCGGCGACGTCCGTGGTCCTGGCGACGAGTCAGACACTCGTGGTCCGGCACACCGAACGGCGGCGACGGACCGACGTCATGGTGGTCGCCGGCATCGTCTATGCGGCGTGGGCGGTGCTGATGGCGCTGCAGGTGCACATCGCGGCCGGATGGGTCGTGCCGGTGCTGGTGCTGGCCACGGCTTGCTACGCGTTCGCCGACGTACTGCACGCGGCGACCAACAACGCGCTGTCGGCCGCCGTCTCGCCGGTGATCGGGCGGGGCAAGTACCTGTCGTACTGGCAGTACTCGTTCGCCTTCTCGAGCGTGCTTGCGCCAGTGTTCTTCGCCAAGCTCTTCGAGGCTCGTCACGAGTTGCCGTGGCTGGCGCTCGCTGTCCTCGCGCTGGTCGCGAGTCTGACGATCTACATCCTCGCCCGCGTCGCGCCGCGGCTCAGCTCCGCGCGAATCTGA
- a CDS encoding MFS transporter, with amino-acid sequence MRSLGAFAFPSELGSDFRKIWPASIISNLGDGAMAAAGPLLVASITTQPAAVGAAAFVQQLPWLLFALFSGVLVDRLDRRLMIVAADTFRAIVLAGLGVVVLLGTSPLWAIYLALFLLGTAETLADNASGALLVSAVPKEHLGKANARQFASGTVLQQLGGPPLGALLFAAGAGIPLVFDAVTFAAAAALIARVAVRPPLPDHSTRAALLHEVHEGLRWLWQHSGVRTLALSILVMNITFCAAFATWVLFARERLGLTETQFGLLISVGAVGGVLGMPTYHFLEPRIGSVTLLRAGLVIETTVHLVLALTRNPWVAGATMAVFGVHAVVWGIVSTTTRQLATPDALMGRVNSVYLLASVGGAAIGSVLGGVLAQRFGLAAPFAIAFVAMVLMTAVAWRPLRHVSVRRVPAAD; translated from the coding sequence ATGCGTTCACTTGGCGCGTTTGCGTTCCCGTCCGAGCTCGGATCAGATTTCCGCAAGATCTGGCCCGCCTCGATCATCTCCAACCTCGGCGACGGCGCCATGGCCGCCGCCGGGCCGTTGCTCGTCGCCTCGATCACCACCCAGCCCGCGGCGGTGGGTGCCGCAGCGTTCGTCCAGCAGCTGCCGTGGCTGCTGTTCGCGCTGTTCAGCGGCGTACTCGTCGACCGTCTCGACCGCCGCCTCATGATTGTTGCCGCTGACACCTTTCGCGCGATCGTCCTGGCCGGTCTCGGTGTCGTCGTACTGCTCGGCACCTCACCTCTCTGGGCGATCTACCTCGCGCTGTTCCTGCTCGGTACGGCGGAAACGCTTGCAGACAACGCATCCGGCGCACTGCTCGTCAGCGCCGTACCGAAGGAGCACCTCGGCAAGGCGAACGCACGGCAGTTCGCCAGCGGCACCGTCCTCCAGCAACTCGGCGGACCACCGCTGGGCGCACTACTGTTCGCGGCAGGCGCAGGCATCCCGCTGGTCTTCGATGCCGTCACCTTCGCCGCCGCGGCTGCCCTGATCGCCCGTGTCGCCGTACGTCCGCCTCTGCCGGACCACTCCACCCGTGCAGCTCTGTTGCACGAAGTCCACGAGGGACTCCGCTGGCTCTGGCAGCATTCCGGCGTACGAACGCTCGCACTGTCGATTCTGGTCATGAACATCACCTTCTGCGCAGCCTTCGCGACCTGGGTGCTCTTCGCCCGCGAACGGCTCGGCCTGACCGAGACACAGTTCGGTCTGCTTATCTCGGTCGGCGCGGTGGGCGGTGTGCTCGGTATGCCGACGTACCACTTCCTGGAGCCACGGATCGGCTCCGTGACCCTGCTCCGCGCCGGTCTGGTCATCGAAACGACGGTCCACCTCGTGCTGGCGCTCACCAGGAACCCGTGGGTCGCTGGCGCGACTATGGCGGTTTTCGGCGTGCACGCCGTGGTGTGGGGCATCGTCTCGACTACTACGCGTCAGCTAGCCACTCCGGACGCCCTGATGGGCAGGGTGAACAGCGTGTACCTGCTGGCCTCGGTCGGTGGTGCTGCGATCGGTTCGGTGCTGGGCGGCGTACTGGCGCAGCGGTTCGGGCTGGCCGCTCCGTTCGCGATCGCATTCGTGGCCATGGTGCTGATGACCGCGGTTGCGTGGCGCCCGCTCCGGCATGTCTCCGTACGGCGGGTGCCTGCAGCAGACTGA
- a CDS encoding dihydrofolate reductase family protein encodes MRKLVYGMNLTLDGYVAAPGDDIGWGVPSDELFQWWLDQELAIGLFMYGRKLWEAMSSHWPTGDQQPDATPAQIEFARNWRDTPKVVFSSTIDKVDWNTRLVTGDAVAEITRLKAGDGEPMRVGGASLAGAAMRAGLVDEYEIVTHPVLVGGGRPFFTALDSWVNLNLVETRTFPGGVVLTRYETRR; translated from the coding sequence ATGCGGAAATTGGTCTACGGCATGAACCTGACACTGGACGGCTACGTCGCCGCGCCCGGCGACGACATCGGCTGGGGCGTGCCGAGTGACGAGCTGTTTCAGTGGTGGCTCGACCAGGAGTTGGCGATCGGGCTGTTCATGTATGGGCGCAAGCTGTGGGAGGCGATGAGTTCCCACTGGCCGACCGGCGATCAGCAGCCCGACGCCACCCCGGCGCAGATCGAGTTCGCGCGGAACTGGCGGGACACGCCGAAGGTGGTGTTCTCCTCGACGATCGACAAGGTCGACTGGAACACCCGTCTGGTGACCGGCGACGCCGTAGCGGAGATCACCCGACTCAAGGCCGGCGACGGCGAGCCGATGAGGGTCGGCGGCGCCTCGCTCGCCGGCGCGGCCATGCGGGCCGGGCTGGTCGACGAGTACGAGATCGTCACCCATCCGGTGCTGGTGGGCGGCGGCAGACCGTTCTTCACCGCGCTGGACAGCTGGGTGAACCTGAACCTGGTGGAGACGCGGACGTTTCCCGGCGGCGTGGTCCTGACCAGGTACGAGACGAGGCGTTGA
- a CDS encoding DinB family protein encodes MLSGWLDWQRETVRLKCEGLSDADARRRLLPETSPQMSIAWLVYHLTSVELGWFVRSFLGEPTPTTPSLSEPLPVLLDAYEAQCKTSRRIVADHDLDELERWAPDGLPLVSLRWILGHVIEETARHLGHLDILRELTDGVRGY; translated from the coding sequence ATGCTGAGCGGGTGGCTCGATTGGCAACGAGAGACGGTGCGTCTCAAGTGCGAAGGTCTCTCCGATGCAGACGCACGTCGCCGGCTCCTGCCAGAAACCTCACCCCAGATGAGTATCGCGTGGCTGGTGTACCACCTCACCAGCGTCGAGCTGGGCTGGTTCGTTCGATCGTTTCTGGGCGAGCCAACACCAACCACACCAAGCCTCTCCGAGCCGTTACCCGTCCTCCTGGACGCCTACGAGGCACAGTGCAAGACCTCACGACGGATCGTCGCCGATCACGATCTTGACGAACTCGAGCGGTGGGCTCCCGACGGGCTACCGCTCGTCTCGCTCCGCTGGATCCTGGGCCACGTGATCGAGGAGACCGCGCGGCACCTCGGACACCTCGACATCCTCCGAGAGCTCACCGACGGGGTGCGAGGCTACTAG
- a CDS encoding class I SAM-dependent methyltransferase translates to MVERALSFGAVAEAYERFRPGYPVELFELVMAYAGGPVRTALEIGAGTGKATRLFADAGIAVTATEPDAAMLAELRKQVPANVTAVQAAFEDLPLDSSYDLVFSAAALHWTDPEGRWDRMAALVRPGGVFASFGVPIQLADPALQEAARVARAPYLGYDGVPSPDGTPADRPMQWPGTELLQSESFTDVRQSVVERRLTMSAHDFIGHLSTVSAYVMLPPADRDEVFRRTLEVLPETVEIDAEVTAHLARRH, encoded by the coding sequence ATGGTTGAGCGGGCGTTGAGTTTTGGGGCGGTGGCGGAGGCTTACGAGCGGTTCCGGCCCGGGTATCCGGTGGAGCTGTTTGAGTTGGTGATGGCGTACGCCGGTGGGCCGGTCCGGACTGCTCTTGAGATCGGCGCTGGGACAGGGAAGGCGACCCGGCTGTTCGCGGACGCTGGGATCGCGGTCACGGCAACCGAGCCTGACGCGGCCATGCTCGCGGAGCTGCGCAAACAGGTGCCGGCGAACGTCACGGCCGTGCAGGCCGCGTTCGAGGACCTGCCGCTGGATTCGTCGTACGACCTGGTGTTTTCGGCTGCCGCGCTGCATTGGACCGACCCTGAAGGCCGGTGGGACCGGATGGCTGCACTCGTCCGGCCGGGTGGCGTGTTCGCGTCGTTCGGTGTGCCGATCCAGCTGGCCGACCCGGCGCTGCAGGAGGCCGCGCGGGTGGCACGTGCGCCCTACCTGGGGTACGACGGTGTCCCGTCGCCCGACGGGACGCCCGCGGATCGCCCGATGCAGTGGCCTGGCACGGAGCTCCTGCAGTCCGAGTCGTTCACCGATGTCCGGCAGTCGGTGGTCGAACGGCGTCTGACGATGAGCGCCCACGACTTCATCGGACATCTCTCGACCGTCTCGGCGTACGTCATGCTGCCGCCCGCCGACCGGGACGAGGTCTTCCGCCGAACCCTCGAGGTCCTCCCCGAAACCGTGGAGATCGACGCCGAGGTCACCGCCCACCTCGCCCGCCGGCACTAG
- a CDS encoding DinB family protein — MTKFGPSDDLQGAEFMEVNLRGARFVESDLSGVVMRGIDIQGTEIDSPWLNEPGGSLKVNGIDVAAYVDAELNRRYPGRAERFAEDPDGLRAAWAATERTWATTVERAAKMPVGTVDVVVDGEWSFAQTQRHLVHATDVWLGRGILELDDPYHPLGLKYGGTDAPGTTAPPYADVLEARAGRVAMVRDFLATITPAELDAPRKNPHNPEHPESVRHCLHVIIGEEWEHHRFATRDLDTIESR; from the coding sequence ATGACGAAGTTCGGCCCGTCCGACGACCTGCAGGGGGCGGAGTTCATGGAGGTGAACCTGCGCGGCGCCCGGTTCGTCGAGTCCGATCTGTCCGGTGTGGTGATGCGCGGCATCGACATCCAAGGGACCGAGATCGACTCACCCTGGCTGAACGAGCCCGGAGGTAGCCTGAAGGTCAACGGCATCGACGTGGCGGCGTACGTCGACGCCGAGCTCAACCGGCGCTATCCCGGCCGGGCCGAGCGATTCGCGGAGGACCCGGACGGCCTGCGGGCAGCGTGGGCCGCGACCGAACGCACCTGGGCGACCACAGTCGAACGCGCCGCGAAGATGCCGGTCGGCACAGTCGACGTGGTGGTGGACGGCGAGTGGTCGTTCGCGCAGACGCAGCGGCACCTCGTCCACGCGACCGACGTCTGGCTGGGCCGCGGGATCCTGGAGCTCGACGACCCGTACCACCCACTCGGGCTGAAGTACGGCGGCACCGACGCCCCCGGCACGACGGCCCCGCCGTACGCCGATGTTCTCGAGGCGCGCGCCGGCCGCGTCGCCATGGTTCGCGACTTCCTCGCCACCATCACCCCGGCCGAGCTCGACGCACCCCGCAAGAATCCCCACAACCCCGAACACCCCGAGAGCGTCCGCCACTGCCTCCACGTCATCATCGGCGAAGAATGGGAACACCACCGCTTCGCCACCCGGGACCTCGACACGATCGAGTCCCGCTGA
- a CDS encoding acyltransferase domain-containing protein — protein sequence MDVLGAAERVGFSERDRVRFQGLEVGDGLRVPDNAEALIAYCGVGASDREEMLAARPDPHNDPEWWTIASALASEVERDMGLALPSTGFRGWPAVPQDAPPVGLFAPAWALLASLPRLLELHAERGVPDSVTKATVSALGGVMATHRQVFGRSGVGLMPLWGPPLRFRGADYEIGRHDYTRAQLGLGDGVSGHLLMMHIPPSGPLDVQESEESVATAVESFKLWYPEEPVHGFVCHSWLLDPQLAEYLRPDSNIIRFQQRFDLTPLLPPEDPTEGDRELMRLGLQLPVPEGALDLASVPQDTSLQRAFVAHLRAGRHWYQRTGMLKGWS from the coding sequence GTGGACGTTCTGGGTGCGGCGGAGCGAGTGGGCTTCTCCGAGCGGGACCGGGTGCGGTTCCAGGGGCTGGAGGTCGGGGACGGGCTGCGGGTGCCCGACAACGCCGAGGCGCTGATCGCGTACTGCGGGGTGGGCGCGAGCGATCGGGAGGAGATGCTCGCGGCGCGGCCGGATCCACACAACGACCCGGAGTGGTGGACGATCGCATCCGCATTGGCCAGTGAGGTCGAGCGCGACATGGGACTCGCGCTGCCGTCGACCGGCTTCCGAGGCTGGCCCGCCGTACCGCAGGATGCCCCACCAGTCGGGTTGTTCGCGCCTGCCTGGGCTCTGCTGGCCAGCCTGCCGCGGCTGCTCGAGCTGCACGCGGAGCGCGGTGTGCCTGACTCGGTGACCAAAGCGACCGTGTCGGCACTGGGTGGAGTGATGGCGACGCACCGGCAGGTCTTCGGGCGGTCTGGTGTCGGACTGATGCCGCTGTGGGGTCCACCGCTGCGGTTCCGCGGCGCGGACTACGAGATCGGGCGGCATGACTACACGCGCGCTCAGCTCGGTCTGGGCGACGGCGTCTCCGGACATCTGCTGATGATGCACATCCCACCGAGCGGCCCACTCGACGTACAGGAGTCAGAGGAGTCCGTCGCCACTGCGGTGGAGTCGTTCAAGCTCTGGTACCCGGAGGAGCCGGTCCACGGCTTCGTCTGCCACTCCTGGCTGCTGGACCCACAGCTGGCGGAGTACCTGCGGCCTGACTCCAACATCATCCGGTTCCAGCAGCGGTTCGACCTGACCCCCCTCCTGCCACCGGAGGACCCAACTGAGGGCGATCGCGAGCTGATGCGACTCGGGCTGCAGCTGCCGGTGCCGGAAGGCGCGCTGGACCTGGCGAGCGTCCCCCAGGACACCTCGCTGCAACGTGCGTTCGTGGCGCACCTGCGTGCCGGGCGGCACTGGTACCAGCGCACGGGCATGCTGAAGGGATGGAGCTAA
- a CDS encoding alpha/beta fold hydrolase, translated as MELRIPVGRDELWTEHLAGDGVPIVFLHPGTGDSQVWDLVVAGLSGRRIVRYDVRGYGRSPAPTAEFSLLDDLVTVLEQLGLQRVVLVGCSMGGGTALSFALTHPDRVHGLVLLCPSVRGFPVLEEPDLDAQYDELIANRDVDGLVEFGLPVWAATVTDDAVVAQLRSAAPAWFEQGMYLKPEPPVYDRLHEIHAPTTVMVGDHDRPIATAAAGAAAARIPGCEFIWIPGADHYPSLRNPQLVIDAISNYLAAND; from the coding sequence ATGGAGCTAAGGATTCCGGTTGGCCGGGACGAGCTGTGGACCGAGCACCTGGCCGGGGACGGCGTACCGATCGTTTTTCTGCACCCGGGCACCGGGGACTCACAGGTGTGGGACCTGGTGGTGGCCGGGCTCAGTGGGCGGCGCATCGTGCGGTACGACGTCCGCGGGTACGGGCGCTCTCCGGCGCCGACCGCAGAGTTCTCGCTGCTCGACGACCTGGTGACCGTGCTGGAGCAGCTGGGCTTGCAGCGGGTCGTGCTGGTCGGTTGCTCGATGGGTGGCGGTACGGCGCTGAGCTTTGCGCTGACGCATCCGGACAGGGTCCACGGCCTCGTGCTGTTGTGCCCGAGTGTTCGCGGCTTTCCTGTCCTGGAAGAGCCGGACCTGGACGCGCAGTACGACGAGCTGATCGCCAATCGGGATGTGGATGGCCTGGTGGAGTTCGGCCTGCCGGTCTGGGCGGCAACCGTCACTGACGACGCTGTGGTCGCTCAGCTCCGCTCTGCCGCCCCGGCCTGGTTCGAACAGGGCATGTACCTCAAGCCCGAGCCGCCTGTGTACGACCGGCTCCACGAGATCCATGCCCCCACCACGGTGATGGTCGGTGACCATGACCGACCGATCGCCACCGCCGCCGCCGGCGCCGCCGCGGCCCGCATCCCCGGCTGCGAGTTCATCTGGATCCCAGGCGCCGACCACTACCCCAGCCTGCGCAATCCACAGCTGGTGATCGACGCCATCAGCAACTACTTGGCCGCCAACGACTGA
- the trpD gene encoding anthranilate phosphoribosyltransferase, translating into MATTLRTWSGLISALLAGSHLSAADTGWAMDQLVLGDASPAQISGFLIALRAKGETPGELNGLAAVLRSHATPVRIRGPFVDIVGTGGDRTGAANISTMAAVVAAAAGVTVVKHGGRAASSSAGGSGDLVEHLGVPLDLSPAEAAQVAAEVGLTYLFAPRFNPALRQVAVVRRELAVPTAFNVLAPLLNPANPANQLVGVASAQMLPVLAGALAKQGKSALVARGDDGLDKLTTTGYSRLWVVHGGSATETVFDPRSLGLRPSTLADLQGGDPAFNAQVLRALVHGAQGPLRDVVLLNAAGAVATLSLGEAPLLELLADALERCRHAVDTGEAARVLEAWTSQSLAAK; encoded by the coding sequence ATGGCGACAACACTCCGGACCTGGTCCGGCCTGATCTCCGCACTCCTGGCCGGCTCCCACCTGTCGGCAGCGGACACTGGCTGGGCCATGGATCAACTGGTCCTGGGCGACGCGTCACCGGCCCAGATCTCCGGGTTCCTGATCGCTCTGCGGGCCAAGGGCGAGACCCCTGGCGAGCTGAACGGCCTGGCCGCGGTACTGCGTTCGCACGCAACGCCGGTGCGGATCCGCGGACCGTTCGTGGACATCGTGGGGACGGGCGGCGACCGGACCGGTGCAGCGAACATCTCCACCATGGCAGCAGTGGTTGCAGCCGCTGCCGGCGTCACGGTGGTGAAGCACGGCGGGCGGGCAGCCTCCTCGTCGGCCGGCGGCTCCGGTGATCTGGTCGAGCACCTCGGCGTACCGCTCGACCTGTCGCCTGCCGAGGCTGCACAGGTGGCGGCTGAGGTCGGTCTGACCTATTTGTTCGCTCCACGCTTCAACCCGGCACTGCGTCAGGTCGCCGTCGTACGGCGTGAGCTGGCTGTCCCCACCGCGTTCAACGTACTGGCGCCGTTGCTCAATCCAGCCAACCCTGCAAATCAGCTCGTCGGCGTCGCCAGCGCGCAGATGCTGCCCGTGCTGGCCGGTGCACTCGCCAAGCAGGGCAAGTCAGCTTTGGTGGCGCGCGGTGACGACGGGCTCGACAAGCTCACTACTACTGGCTATTCACGGTTGTGGGTGGTGCATGGCGGCTCCGCGACGGAGACGGTGTTCGATCCACGGTCCCTCGGTCTGCGTCCCTCCACTCTGGCGGATCTGCAGGGTGGTGACCCGGCCTTCAACGCACAGGTCCTTCGTGCTCTTGTGCACGGAGCACAGGGGCCGCTGCGGGACGTAGTACTGCTCAATGCTGCAGGCGCTGTGGCCACACTGTCCCTGGGAGAGGCGCCGCTGCTCGAGCTGCTGGCGGATGCGTTGGAGCGCTGCCGTCACGCTGTCGACACCGGCGAAGCCGCCCGGGTGCTGGAAGCCTGGACCAGTCAGTCGTTGGCGGCCAAGTAG
- a CDS encoding glycoside hydrolase family 16 protein, which translates to MSQVRGDLVFEDDFDASSLDRSVWSPHYLPQWSSRAASAATYQLSDSCLTLSIPVDQGLWCEGDHKPDLRVSGVQSGNYSGPVGSVIGQQPYREGLVVREEQEPFWGWTPNGGYVEMHARADLGPRSMVSLWMVGLQQQPDQCGEICVMEVFGNALVPGESAAVGIGLKTIRDPAVPQDFEAVRLPIDLRDFHTYAVEWTGGEATFFVDGAAIRSCLGAPTYPMQLMLAVFDFPDRSGQDHVPSFTVDYLRGWNVAEALVA; encoded by the coding sequence ATGAGTCAGGTACGTGGTGACTTGGTGTTCGAGGACGACTTCGATGCGTCGTCGCTCGACCGGTCCGTCTGGTCACCGCATTACCTGCCGCAGTGGAGTTCCCGCGCTGCATCCGCAGCGACGTACCAGCTGAGCGACTCGTGCCTGACTCTCAGCATCCCCGTTGACCAGGGGCTGTGGTGCGAGGGCGACCACAAACCCGACCTGCGCGTCTCTGGCGTCCAGTCCGGCAACTACTCGGGTCCGGTCGGCAGCGTGATCGGGCAGCAGCCGTACCGCGAAGGCCTGGTCGTCCGGGAGGAGCAGGAGCCGTTCTGGGGCTGGACTCCGAACGGTGGATACGTCGAAATGCACGCCCGGGCTGATCTCGGTCCACGGTCGATGGTGTCGCTCTGGATGGTCGGACTGCAACAACAGCCGGACCAGTGCGGAGAGATCTGCGTGATGGAGGTGTTCGGGAACGCTCTGGTACCAGGCGAGTCCGCCGCCGTCGGCATAGGTCTGAAGACGATCCGCGACCCCGCCGTACCGCAGGACTTCGAGGCGGTCCGGCTGCCGATCGACCTGCGCGACTTCCACACGTATGCGGTCGAGTGGACCGGCGGTGAGGCGACATTCTTCGTGGACGGCGCCGCGATCCGCAGCTGTCTGGGCGCGCCGACGTACCCGATGCAGCTGATGCTGGCCGTGTTCGACTTCCCGGATCGGTCCGGCCAGGACCACGTTCCCAGCTTCACCGTCGACTACCTCCGTGGATGGAACGTTGCGGAGGCGTTGGTGGCCTGA
- the sigJ gene encoding RNA polymerase sigma factor SigJ yields MRQEKAPVEDHEQLARQFEQNRGHLRAVAYRMLGSLAEAEDAVQEAWLRLSRTDVSDVGNLAGWLTTVVSRVCLDQLRSRKSRREDSLDTFVPDPIISVLGPEEEAIQADAIGLALLVVLETLSPAERLAFVLHDMFGVGFDEIATIVDKSPAATRQLASRARRRVQGAPASDGDVSRQKVVVEAFMAASRGGDFEALLELLDPEVLLRADAGAASAEYAGPAVSKLVRGAKAVVEQALLFSRMAPYNQLALINGAPGVITVVNDHLMGVMAVTVADGKITQIDILADLERLEVIPLPV; encoded by the coding sequence ATGCGACAGGAGAAGGCGCCGGTGGAGGACCACGAGCAGCTGGCTCGGCAGTTCGAGCAGAACCGTGGGCACTTGCGCGCGGTCGCGTACCGGATGCTCGGGTCGCTGGCCGAGGCGGAGGACGCCGTACAGGAGGCTTGGCTGCGCCTGAGCCGTACTGACGTGAGTGACGTCGGCAATCTGGCGGGCTGGCTGACCACTGTGGTGTCGCGGGTGTGCCTGGACCAGCTCCGCAGCCGGAAGTCGCGACGTGAGGACTCACTGGACACGTTCGTCCCGGACCCGATCATCAGCGTGCTGGGGCCGGAGGAAGAGGCCATCCAGGCGGATGCGATCGGGCTCGCGCTGCTCGTCGTACTGGAGACGCTGTCGCCGGCGGAGCGGCTGGCGTTCGTACTGCACGACATGTTCGGCGTCGGATTCGACGAGATCGCGACGATTGTGGACAAGTCGCCGGCCGCGACGCGTCAGCTGGCCAGTCGGGCGCGGCGGCGGGTCCAGGGCGCGCCTGCGAGTGACGGGGACGTGAGCAGGCAGAAGGTGGTCGTCGAGGCGTTCATGGCGGCGTCCCGCGGCGGCGACTTCGAGGCTCTGCTCGAGCTGCTCGACCCGGAAGTACTACTGCGTGCCGACGCGGGCGCGGCGAGTGCGGAGTACGCCGGGCCGGCCGTGTCGAAGCTGGTGCGTGGCGCCAAGGCCGTCGTGGAGCAGGCGCTGCTGTTCAGCCGGATGGCGCCGTACAACCAGCTGGCGCTCATCAACGGTGCACCGGGGGTCATCACCGTCGTCAACGACCACCTCATGGGTGTCATGGCTGTCACCGTCGCCGACGGCAAGATCACCCAGATCGACATCCTGGCCGACCTGGAGCGCCTCGAGGTCATCCCACTGCCAGTTTGA
- a CDS encoding aminoglycoside phosphotransferase family protein codes for MTHEVEVSGTTVTKRYTSWPRDEPGREWAALTLLSQAAPDLVPRPLSTDPAPSLTMTVVPGHPLAGQLTAAQLTALGQAIETLWSIPPDGLAQIDLPALADRTRSGLAVLRDGAGVIAEAAHIWLENQPPDLSVVQDPVVAHGDPNLANYLWDGTRVRIVDFEDAGLGDRTVELANLVEHLSGRETDWTPLVRRFAVDPQRFRAARCLWAGFWLTLIGPGGPSEDRNPPGTAEAQARRVLKLAVG; via the coding sequence ATGACTCACGAAGTCGAGGTCTCCGGCACCACCGTCACCAAGCGCTACACCTCCTGGCCACGAGACGAGCCAGGCCGCGAGTGGGCGGCCCTCACCCTGCTCTCCCAGGCAGCGCCCGACCTGGTCCCTCGGCCTCTGTCCACAGATCCAGCTCCATCGCTGACCATGACAGTCGTCCCCGGCCACCCACTCGCCGGCCAGCTCACCGCGGCCCAACTCACAGCTCTGGGCCAGGCCATCGAGACGCTCTGGTCGATTCCACCCGACGGCTTGGCACAGATCGACCTGCCGGCGCTCGCCGACCGCACGCGCTCCGGTCTGGCCGTACTGCGGGACGGTGCCGGCGTGATCGCTGAGGCTGCCCACATCTGGCTGGAGAACCAGCCGCCCGACCTCAGCGTCGTACAGGACCCTGTGGTCGCGCACGGCGATCCGAACCTCGCCAACTACTTGTGGGACGGCACGCGGGTTCGCATCGTCGACTTCGAGGACGCCGGGCTGGGAGACCGCACCGTCGAGCTGGCGAACCTGGTCGAGCACCTGTCAGGTCGCGAGACCGACTGGACCCCGTTGGTACGGCGCTTCGCTGTGGACCCGCAGCGGTTCCGGGCAGCCCGCTGTCTGTGGGCCGGGTTCTGGCTGACACTGATCGGACCGGGTGGACCTAGCGAGGACCGCAATCCGCCAGGCACCGCTGAGGCACAGGCTAGGCGGGTGCTCAAACTGGCAGTGGGATGA